From a single Labrenzia sp. PHM005 genomic region:
- a CDS encoding oligosaccharide flippase family protein, which translates to MRFISNVVLSRLITPEIFGIAMVLSTFRSGIELLTDVGLAQNVVRSRNADDRSFQNAAWTLQFVRSLFLCAILCVAAYPLANLYEIQATAIQLSAVTIIILGLTSTSIFYLQRNLQFARMNLFELSCDFVTAMLIIFFAYMSPTIWSILISGLFAAFFRVGLSYLLPRARNWLEWNRGYVREIFSFGKWMFLSSLLSFLCMNFDKLYLAKTIPLATVGVYAIARTIADLPAFLAGRLGYSLIFPMVSAKHAATRSEIRTDLLALRTKLLTLAAFGVAFGIAFSDVAVWIIYDPRYADAGWILSMLLVGTWGAIISRFSEYTLLGLSKPVYGVVANSFKLVGILLLLPLGYQWLGLPGALIGLAAGEVIRYLPLAVGAVREKTSFLWHDLLMTLIVIAATAGLMWGRAAAGYGTSLEAVFPLLSTGAV; encoded by the coding sequence ATACGCTTTATCTCCAATGTGGTGCTGTCAAGGCTCATCACGCCGGAAATCTTCGGCATTGCTATGGTGCTTTCAACTTTCAGATCAGGCATCGAACTTTTGACCGATGTGGGCCTTGCGCAGAATGTTGTCCGTAGCCGGAACGCTGACGATCGGTCTTTCCAAAACGCCGCTTGGACCTTGCAGTTTGTGCGGTCTCTCTTTTTGTGCGCGATCCTTTGTGTCGCAGCTTATCCATTGGCCAATTTGTATGAGATTCAGGCGACTGCAATTCAACTGAGCGCGGTTACGATCATCATTCTTGGTCTGACGTCGACGTCTATCTTCTATCTGCAGCGGAACCTTCAGTTTGCGCGCATGAACCTTTTCGAGCTTTCGTGCGATTTCGTGACTGCAATGCTAATCATCTTCTTTGCCTATATGAGCCCAACAATATGGTCGATCCTGATTTCTGGACTGTTTGCCGCATTCTTCCGGGTCGGGCTCAGCTATCTCCTTCCTAGGGCGCGGAACTGGTTAGAATGGAACCGGGGTTATGTCCGTGAGATCTTTTCGTTCGGGAAATGGATGTTCCTGTCGTCCTTATTGTCGTTTCTTTGTATGAATTTCGATAAATTATACTTGGCCAAGACCATTCCCCTGGCAACCGTAGGCGTTTACGCCATCGCTCGAACGATCGCGGATCTACCTGCGTTTTTGGCCGGGCGACTGGGATATTCGCTTATTTTTCCGATGGTATCCGCCAAACATGCGGCGACGCGTTCCGAGATACGTACAGACCTTCTTGCGCTCAGAACAAAGCTTCTAACGCTGGCGGCCTTCGGCGTTGCTTTCGGTATTGCTTTTTCAGATGTTGCCGTATGGATCATTTACGACCCGCGTTATGCAGATGCAGGCTGGATCCTCTCCATGCTTCTCGTCGGCACATGGGGCGCAATTATATCCAGGTTTTCAGAATATACCCTTCTTGGGCTGAGCAAACCTGTTTACGGCGTGGTGGCAAACTCTTTCAAGCTGGTTGGTATCCTCCTTTTACTTCCGTTGGGTTACCAATGGCTGGGGCTTCCCGGTGCATTGATAGGTTTAGCTGCTGGCGAAGTCATTCGTTATCTGCCGCTTGCGGTTGGAGCTGTTCGGGAGAAGACATCCTTCCTTTGGCATGACTTGTTAATGACGTTGATTGTCATAGCGGCAACAGCGGGTTTGATGTGGGGACGCGCAGCAGCAGGCTATGGAACATCGCTAGAGGCTGTTTTCCCGCTCCTTTCAACTGGTGCGGTGTGA
- a CDS encoding WecB/TagA/CpsF family glycosyltransferase has product MTISTDQSPKDPLPSARQSSFSQCQFMGLEFDIGEQAEWLPLILNMKPQTFEFFVTPNVYHVILLERDMQVVSAYDDARWKVCDSKILSRLAHSQNLDLKVYPGADIVQDLLADPKAQDLRFAIIGPDLSQIDTLRTRYPDVDIQHIPSGIMDRRTPEWEKVLTAAEACHADIFLICLSFPKQEYFAQDLKRRGNASGVGLCVGASIDFLTGRQKRAPEWIRACGMEWAFRLVTNPKRMWRRYLWDGPKIIWMFLKWRHQS; this is encoded by the coding sequence ATGACGATTAGCACAGATCAATCGCCAAAGGATCCGCTGCCCTCAGCACGCCAGTCGTCATTCTCTCAATGCCAGTTTATGGGATTGGAGTTTGATATAGGCGAGCAGGCAGAATGGTTGCCGCTCATCCTTAATATGAAGCCACAGACATTCGAGTTTTTTGTCACTCCGAACGTTTATCACGTCATCCTTCTGGAGCGCGATATGCAGGTCGTATCGGCTTATGACGATGCTCGTTGGAAGGTCTGCGACAGCAAGATCTTAAGCCGGCTGGCACACTCCCAGAATTTGGATCTGAAAGTGTATCCGGGGGCCGACATCGTACAGGACCTACTCGCAGATCCGAAGGCCCAAGATTTGCGTTTCGCTATCATAGGCCCCGACCTTTCCCAGATTGATACGCTGCGAACCAGATATCCCGATGTGGACATACAACACATACCGTCTGGGATCATGGACCGAAGAACACCAGAATGGGAGAAGGTTTTGACTGCTGCCGAAGCATGTCATGCGGACATCTTCCTGATTTGCCTATCGTTTCCAAAACAAGAGTATTTTGCTCAGGACCTGAAACGCCGTGGGAATGCCTCGGGTGTCGGCCTGTGCGTTGGCGCGAGCATTGACTTTCTGACCGGCCGGCAAAAACGCGCACCGGAGTGGATCCGTGCCTGTGGAATGGAGTGGGCTTTCCGGCTAGTGACGAACCCAAAACGGATGTGGCGCCGCTACCTCTGGGATGGCCCAAAAATCATATGGATGTTTTTAAAATGGCGCCATCAATCCTGA
- a CDS encoding glycosyltransferase family 4 protein produces MKKPRVLILADDCNPDWPSLPVVGYKYGLSLAKFCDVTIATHLRNRENIEKDPRSKGVDFRYVDNEYVARPIHRFSTWIRGGGKVAWSLAMIFKYPAYLTFEWEVWKTFKNALISGEYDLVHRITPMSPTMPSYIAGKSPVPFVIGPLNGNLDWPKEFRSEQSREKERARALRDFYKYLPYSSATYKNAKLILAAFDHTARDLPESASSKVVSFPEVGFDPEWFNTTDRKPAFAGDTPYNFAFVGRLVPYKVPEVAIRAFCESDILARHKLHIVGEGPERDRLEEIVRQTGRTDSVVFHGWIDQKDVGQFFKTVDGFVFPSIRELGAGVVVEAMASGCVNFVTNYGAPGDLVSADRGFRIELNNLDTMVAGYRQAMEEAVTNPGNQHLKAKTAEEYASACLTWNRKAALTVLYYDDIIAGRPVTDRRDYT; encoded by the coding sequence TTGAAAAAACCTCGCGTCCTAATCCTTGCGGATGATTGTAATCCTGATTGGCCTTCGCTTCCGGTCGTTGGCTATAAATATGGGCTTTCCTTGGCAAAGTTCTGCGATGTCACCATCGCCACCCATCTCCGGAATCGCGAAAACATTGAGAAGGATCCGCGATCTAAGGGTGTCGACTTTCGTTACGTTGATAATGAATACGTCGCAAGACCGATCCACCGCTTCTCAACCTGGATCAGAGGCGGCGGTAAGGTGGCATGGTCCTTGGCAATGATTTTTAAGTATCCGGCGTATCTCACTTTTGAGTGGGAAGTTTGGAAAACCTTCAAAAACGCTCTTATATCCGGCGAATACGATTTGGTGCATCGGATTACGCCAATGTCACCGACAATGCCAAGCTACATTGCCGGCAAATCGCCGGTTCCATTTGTCATCGGACCTTTGAACGGCAACCTGGATTGGCCGAAAGAATTCCGCTCTGAACAAAGTCGGGAAAAAGAGCGGGCCCGGGCGCTCAGAGACTTCTACAAGTACCTCCCCTATTCTTCCGCAACGTACAAAAATGCCAAGCTGATCCTTGCTGCCTTTGACCACACAGCAAGGGACTTGCCGGAAAGCGCGTCCTCAAAGGTCGTGAGCTTTCCTGAAGTTGGCTTCGATCCTGAGTGGTTTAACACAACGGATAGGAAACCAGCATTTGCCGGAGATACGCCATACAACTTCGCCTTCGTCGGGCGCTTGGTGCCTTACAAAGTCCCAGAGGTCGCAATTCGTGCCTTTTGCGAAAGCGACATTCTGGCAAGGCACAAGCTTCACATTGTCGGTGAGGGGCCAGAACGAGACCGTCTCGAAGAGATCGTCAGGCAAACCGGGCGCACTGATAGTGTCGTTTTTCATGGCTGGATCGACCAGAAGGACGTCGGTCAATTTTTCAAAACCGTAGACGGGTTCGTCTTCCCTTCCATTCGCGAACTTGGCGCCGGTGTGGTGGTCGAAGCCATGGCGTCGGGGTGCGTGAATTTCGTAACCAACTACGGCGCCCCCGGTGATCTAGTGTCGGCAGATCGCGGCTTTCGTATAGAACTAAATAACCTCGATACAATGGTCGCGGGATACCGGCAAGCTATGGAAGAGGCTGTCACCAATCCAGGCAACCAGCACCTGAAGGCCAAGACTGCCGAGGAGTACGCCAGTGCCTGCTTGACCTGGAACCGTAAGGCTGCGCTGACTGTTCTCTATTATGACGACATAATAGCCGGCCGGCCGGTTACCGACCGCCGAGACTACACTTAA
- a CDS encoding type I polyketide synthase: protein MTIGSTDAGLNDVAIVGMALRVPGARNTGEFWENLRNGVESVRTLSDAELEASGEDPVKAAQPNYIPRTADIPDMELFDPEFFGLSPKEAAIMDPQHRHFLECAWEAIEDAGRPPETIEGPVGVYAGCGMGSYFYFNVCSDRQLMDQVGMFLLRHTGNDKDFLATRASYAFDLKGPSVNVQTACSTSLVAVHYACQSLLNGETDMALAGGVTIDLPHRRGYVFQDGEILSPDGHCRPFDHRAAGTIFGSGVGVVVLRRLEDAIADGDNIHAVIKASAINNDGHSKAGYLAPSVTGQAEAIIEAQALGGIEADTIQYVECHGTGTYLGDPIEIEALTQAFRQSTSQTGYCRVGSVKSNIGHLDTAAGVVSLIKASLALKNGEIPPSLGYEKPNPSIDFANSPFVVNDTLTPWPVAAGPQRAAVNSLGVGGTNAHVILEKAPMVADDSGRFDEEPQLILLSAKAKKGLAGTAMRLADALENNPALSLASTAETLFHGRKPFEHRQIAAVRGRADAIAVLRGEQPKRLALHQASDHPGTATYLFPGGGAQHPGMAYRLNQEDSSFRQSVDEGLSFLPSETAARIRELWFPPDGSDLGQAADGFLTPSLQLPAILILEVSLARLWMSWGVQPTALIGHSMGENTAACISGVLSYRDAVGLVHLRGKLFDTVDRGGMLSIPLSEAEVRALMPETLDMASVNAPELCVVSGRDGDLADFQNALLEKDIDATRIAIDIAAHSRMLEEILPEFERYLRSIALNRPQIPIMSNLTGDWLTDAEACDPSYWVRHLRSTVQFGAGMTRLSADPKRIYIEVGPGKTLSSLAKLQADVTANQVFNTLPHADDNTDDRLSFLTAVGRCWATGLKADVERCWRDFGPKRVSLPPYAFQQQHYFVKRSVTQGDQAGMDIPLLRQKDMRDWGYRPAWKRSIPDFVTGADKEPQSWLIFLDDTGTGEQLVGRLKSAGHQVTAVQRGDVFAKVDPHTYILCSEEGKPGYDALVTGILEDGPFPRNIVHGWLLTQDESHRPGSNFFEKMQEDGFYSLLYLAQALDEQSAVEEVHLTVLTNKMMSVDDEPVVYPSKSTVLGPVQVLPKELSGLSARLIDLDIEVVANTQSQWSALDDLWDELFAKPSNEIVAHRGSRRWQRTYGRLSLEHGQFEGQFQKGGTYFITGGLGDLAMIFAKALVEEYDANIVLVGRRSLPEEQERETYLRTHSGDDPGVQALIRLSELEVLGGRVLYATADVTNPEEVTAAVAAAKARFGSISGVLHAAGIVDDDLVQLKSLENTQKVLAPKVHGTRVLDMVFADEPLDLMVLFSSTSTDTAPIGQIDYVAANAFLNAYAESKSGDSGRRTVAVHWGIWSDVGLAARAVSSEAAVSETATTLGAAKGPLFERWIADASNTRWLEFTASTQKHWMWNEHRLVSGDAILPGTGYIELIAQAYSELDLDQRPDIRDLVFFKPLGLDDGQARNIRVRFQAQGNGTLKAIVAATETEDPSAEMEVYAEALVCPLKSIPLPVQLEDLQAQARWTDIRYAPDDGTMPSAQAHHIRFGPRWDVLRSLSLGRGEALARLTAASDFETDYTETTHAHPGLLDIATGCAMELIEDFKSSGVLWAPVSYTAIRLYETLPSDVIAHVRFVDENAHGDGFGSFDITVMRPDGTVVIEADCLTVKRLSNDIGFAKDVKTGASQDATALYKLAAQVKQGIPPEQGFETLQRALATGEAQPIISTMPLDLLKKNAEAEAQSREVQDGQLFERPDLDSAYEAPRNPLEIKLAEYWSELLGIEKIGIHDDFFDIGGHSLIAVRLFRMIRQTYGVDLPMSVLFDAPTIAECAELLASHGVASEGDTSAGATPEQTAKADETVHLVSMSKGPGTAATPLFICAGMFGNILNLRQLALLVGRDRPVYGLQARGLFGNQEPHETFEEMARDYLAEIRQVQPHGPYMLGGFSGGGIVAYEMAQQLAAQGEEVAEVILLDTPVPEQVHLSLIDRVMIKWQDLQKNKAKFFSVWLRNRREWRARTEAQKNAAGDQATAESFNNERIRVAFMRAHNAYEVRPYSGPVVLYRPKAEVLYKISGGRRLQDGLNILREDNGWSPFVSELSIVEVPGDHDSMVLNPYIQVLASRMRKSLEKGTAHATDADKPRIAAE from the coding sequence ATGACAATAGGATCAACCGATGCCGGCCTGAACGATGTTGCAATCGTCGGGATGGCTCTTCGTGTTCCAGGTGCACGGAACACCGGCGAATTCTGGGAAAATCTCAGAAACGGTGTTGAATCGGTGCGCACGCTGAGCGACGCGGAACTCGAAGCATCTGGCGAAGATCCGGTGAAGGCCGCACAGCCGAATTACATTCCCCGGACGGCGGATATTCCGGACATGGAGCTGTTCGATCCGGAGTTTTTCGGGCTGAGCCCGAAGGAAGCCGCGATCATGGATCCGCAGCACCGGCACTTTCTCGAGTGTGCCTGGGAAGCGATCGAAGATGCCGGGCGTCCGCCTGAAACCATCGAAGGTCCTGTTGGTGTTTATGCCGGCTGCGGCATGGGCAGCTATTTCTATTTCAACGTCTGCAGTGACCGGCAGCTGATGGATCAGGTGGGCATGTTCCTGCTTCGCCATACCGGTAACGACAAGGACTTTTTGGCGACCCGCGCCTCTTACGCTTTCGATCTCAAAGGCCCGAGTGTCAACGTCCAGACGGCCTGCTCAACCTCGCTTGTCGCGGTTCACTACGCTTGTCAAAGCCTGTTGAACGGCGAAACCGATATGGCTCTGGCCGGCGGTGTGACCATCGATCTGCCGCATCGTCGTGGGTATGTCTTTCAGGATGGCGAAATCCTCTCGCCGGACGGGCATTGCCGACCGTTCGATCATCGGGCTGCAGGCACGATCTTTGGCAGTGGCGTTGGGGTTGTCGTCCTGCGACGTCTCGAGGACGCAATTGCTGACGGCGACAACATTCATGCGGTGATCAAGGCGTCGGCCATCAACAACGACGGTCACAGCAAGGCAGGCTACCTTGCACCGAGCGTGACCGGACAGGCGGAAGCGATCATCGAGGCGCAGGCGCTCGGCGGGATCGAAGCCGACACCATTCAGTATGTCGAATGTCACGGAACCGGCACATATCTCGGCGATCCGATTGAAATCGAAGCCCTGACCCAGGCGTTTCGTCAAAGCACCAGCCAAACCGGCTATTGCCGTGTCGGATCCGTGAAATCCAACATTGGCCATTTGGACACGGCTGCCGGTGTTGTTAGCCTGATCAAGGCCTCATTGGCGCTGAAGAATGGTGAAATACCGCCAAGCCTTGGATACGAGAAACCCAATCCATCAATCGATTTTGCGAACAGCCCGTTTGTTGTGAATGACACGCTGACCCCCTGGCCGGTGGCCGCCGGTCCTCAACGGGCCGCCGTCAATTCACTTGGCGTTGGCGGAACAAACGCCCACGTCATTCTGGAAAAGGCGCCGATGGTTGCCGATGATAGCGGGCGGTTTGACGAAGAGCCCCAACTCATTCTCTTGTCGGCCAAGGCAAAAAAGGGGCTGGCGGGCACAGCCATGCGTCTTGCGGATGCTCTGGAAAATAATCCAGCATTGTCTCTGGCCAGCACGGCCGAGACGCTCTTTCATGGTCGGAAGCCTTTCGAACACCGTCAGATCGCAGCCGTGCGGGGCCGTGCCGATGCGATTGCTGTCTTGCGCGGTGAACAGCCCAAAAGGCTCGCCCTTCATCAGGCCAGCGATCATCCCGGCACCGCGACGTACCTGTTTCCGGGGGGCGGGGCACAACATCCCGGCATGGCCTACCGGCTCAATCAGGAAGACAGTTCATTCCGCCAGAGTGTCGATGAAGGACTAAGCTTCCTTCCGTCCGAAACGGCTGCCCGGATCCGGGAGCTTTGGTTCCCGCCCGATGGCTCCGATCTTGGGCAGGCGGCCGATGGCTTCTTGACACCGTCCCTGCAATTGCCGGCCATCTTGATCCTGGAAGTTTCGCTGGCCCGTTTGTGGATGAGCTGGGGTGTCCAGCCGACCGCATTGATCGGCCATTCCATGGGCGAGAACACAGCTGCCTGTATCTCGGGCGTCCTCAGCTATCGCGACGCAGTTGGCCTTGTTCACCTCCGGGGCAAACTCTTTGATACGGTCGACCGCGGCGGCATGCTCAGCATCCCATTGAGTGAGGCCGAAGTCCGCGCGCTGATGCCGGAAACTCTCGATATGGCTTCGGTCAATGCGCCAGAACTCTGCGTTGTTTCCGGGCGGGACGGGGATCTGGCAGACTTCCAGAATGCGCTCCTTGAAAAGGATATCGACGCAACCCGCATTGCCATCGATATCGCGGCGCATTCGCGGATGCTTGAGGAAATCCTGCCCGAGTTTGAACGGTACTTGCGCAGCATTGCACTCAATCGACCGCAAATTCCGATCATGTCCAATCTTACGGGAGACTGGCTCACGGATGCGGAGGCCTGTGATCCGTCCTATTGGGTCCGGCATTTGCGCTCGACCGTTCAGTTCGGCGCCGGCATGACCCGTCTGAGCGCAGATCCGAAGCGGATTTATATAGAGGTTGGTCCGGGAAAAACCTTGTCCTCGCTGGCCAAGTTGCAAGCGGACGTGACCGCCAATCAGGTCTTCAACACGCTGCCGCATGCCGACGATAATACGGATGACCGTCTGTCTTTCCTGACTGCAGTCGGACGGTGCTGGGCCACAGGCTTGAAGGCGGATGTCGAGCGTTGCTGGCGGGACTTTGGCCCCAAGCGGGTTTCACTGCCGCCCTATGCGTTTCAGCAGCAGCACTATTTTGTCAAGCGCAGTGTTACGCAGGGCGATCAGGCAGGGATGGATATTCCTCTCTTGCGCCAAAAGGACATGCGCGACTGGGGATACCGTCCGGCTTGGAAACGGTCGATTCCCGATTTTGTCACGGGGGCGGATAAAGAGCCTCAGTCCTGGCTGATTTTTCTCGACGATACCGGTACAGGAGAACAGCTTGTCGGCAGGTTGAAGAGCGCAGGACATCAGGTCACGGCCGTTCAGCGCGGAGATGTGTTCGCCAAGGTCGACCCCCACACTTACATCCTGTGCAGCGAGGAAGGCAAACCGGGCTACGACGCCCTGGTGACGGGGATCCTCGAGGATGGCCCTTTTCCTCGAAACATCGTTCACGGCTGGCTGCTGACACAGGATGAAAGCCACCGGCCCGGTTCCAACTTCTTTGAAAAAATGCAGGAAGACGGCTTCTACAGTCTGCTTTATCTTGCTCAGGCACTTGACGAGCAATCTGCCGTCGAGGAGGTGCACCTTACTGTTTTGACAAACAAAATGATGAGCGTGGATGACGAGCCTGTCGTGTATCCGTCCAAATCGACGGTCCTCGGTCCGGTTCAGGTCTTGCCCAAGGAGCTTTCCGGCCTTTCGGCTCGCTTGATTGACTTAGATATCGAAGTGGTTGCGAATACACAGTCCCAATGGAGCGCGCTCGACGACCTGTGGGACGAGCTTTTCGCAAAGCCGTCCAACGAGATTGTGGCCCATCGGGGTAGCCGCAGATGGCAGCGGACCTACGGGCGTTTGTCCTTAGAACACGGGCAATTCGAAGGTCAGTTCCAAAAAGGCGGCACCTATTTCATCACTGGCGGTCTTGGCGATCTGGCGATGATTTTCGCAAAGGCTCTCGTTGAAGAATACGATGCGAACATCGTTTTGGTCGGACGCCGCAGCCTGCCGGAGGAGCAGGAGCGGGAGACCTATCTGCGCACGCATTCCGGTGATGACCCGGGTGTCCAGGCGTTGATCCGTCTTTCTGAACTCGAGGTGCTGGGCGGGAGGGTGCTTTACGCAACGGCTGATGTCACCAACCCAGAAGAGGTGACCGCAGCTGTTGCCGCAGCGAAGGCCCGGTTTGGTTCTATCAGTGGCGTCTTGCACGCGGCGGGCATTGTTGACGATGATCTCGTGCAACTGAAGAGCCTTGAAAACACTCAGAAAGTTCTGGCGCCCAAGGTTCACGGCACACGCGTTCTGGACATGGTGTTTGCCGACGAGCCCTTGGATCTGATGGTGTTGTTCTCATCAACCAGCACGGACACTGCGCCCATTGGCCAGATTGATTACGTCGCTGCCAATGCGTTTCTGAACGCCTATGCTGAGAGCAAGAGCGGGGACAGTGGCCGCAGGACGGTCGCGGTTCACTGGGGCATCTGGAGCGATGTTGGTCTGGCCGCGCGCGCGGTTTCGAGTGAGGCGGCTGTTTCAGAGACGGCAACAACGCTTGGGGCGGCCAAGGGCCCCTTGTTCGAGCGCTGGATTGCCGATGCTTCCAACACGCGCTGGCTGGAATTCACGGCAAGCACGCAAAAGCACTGGATGTGGAACGAGCACAGGCTCGTTTCAGGCGATGCGATATTGCCGGGCACCGGGTACATCGAGCTGATCGCGCAAGCCTATTCAGAACTGGATTTGGACCAGCGCCCGGATATCCGCGATCTTGTGTTCTTTAAGCCGCTTGGCCTGGACGACGGTCAGGCTCGGAACATACGGGTCCGTTTCCAGGCCCAGGGAAATGGCACCTTGAAAGCCATTGTCGCGGCAACAGAAACTGAAGATCCGTCCGCCGAGATGGAGGTTTACGCCGAAGCTCTGGTTTGTCCGCTCAAATCGATCCCACTGCCTGTGCAACTTGAAGACCTTCAAGCTCAGGCGCGCTGGACCGATATCCGATACGCACCTGACGACGGTACGATGCCGTCAGCTCAGGCGCATCATATCAGGTTCGGGCCGCGGTGGGATGTGTTGCGCAGTCTGTCGCTTGGGCGTGGGGAAGCGCTGGCACGCCTGACCGCCGCCTCTGATTTCGAGACAGATTATACGGAAACAACTCACGCTCATCCCGGCTTGCTCGATATCGCGACCGGCTGTGCAATGGAGCTTATTGAAGACTTCAAGAGCTCCGGTGTCCTCTGGGCGCCCGTCTCCTACACCGCGATCCGCCTGTATGAAACGTTGCCATCCGACGTGATCGCACATGTCCGATTTGTCGATGAGAATGCACACGGTGACGGTTTCGGCAGTTTTGATATTACCGTCATGCGGCCCGATGGGACGGTGGTTATTGAAGCCGATTGTTTGACGGTAAAACGCCTCTCAAATGACATTGGTTTTGCAAAGGACGTTAAAACCGGGGCAAGCCAGGACGCAACCGCGCTCTACAAGCTTGCAGCCCAAGTCAAGCAGGGCATTCCGCCAGAGCAAGGATTTGAGACCCTGCAGCGGGCATTGGCGACGGGCGAAGCACAGCCGATCATCTCGACGATGCCGTTGGATCTGCTGAAGAAAAATGCCGAGGCTGAGGCGCAATCGCGAGAAGTACAGGATGGACAGCTCTTTGAGCGTCCCGACCTTGACAGTGCCTACGAAGCACCAAGAAATCCACTTGAGATCAAGCTGGCCGAATACTGGTCCGAGCTGCTCGGAATTGAGAAGATTGGTATTCACGATGACTTCTTTGATATCGGTGGACATTCTCTTATCGCGGTCCGTCTGTTCCGAATGATCCGCCAGACTTATGGTGTCGATTTGCCCATGTCCGTCCTCTTCGACGCTCCGACAATTGCCGAGTGCGCCGAATTGCTGGCCTCACATGGTGTCGCCAGTGAAGGGGATACATCAGCTGGGGCGACACCTGAACAAACGGCGAAAGCCGATGAAACTGTGCATCTGGTTTCAATGAGCAAAGGTCCCGGAACTGCGGCGACACCTTTGTTCATCTGCGCTGGCATGTTCGGCAACATCCTGAACCTGCGTCAGCTGGCCCTTCTCGTTGGGCGCGACCGGCCAGTCTATGGACTTCAGGCCCGCGGCCTCTTCGGAAATCAAGAACCCCACGAAACCTTCGAAGAGATGGCGCGGGATTACCTTGCCGAAATCCGCCAGGTCCAGCCACACGGGCCGTACATGCTCGGCGGGTTCTCAGGTGGTGGGATCGTTGCCTATGAAATGGCCCAACAGCTTGCTGCACAAGGTGAAGAGGTTGCCGAAGTCATTTTGCTGGACACACCTGTACCCGAACAGGTTCACCTCTCCCTCATTGATCGTGTGATGATCAAGTGGCAGGATCTTCAAAAAAATAAAGCCAAGTTTTTCAGTGTTTGGTTGCGCAACCGGAGAGAGTGGCGCGCTCGAACAGAAGCTCAAAAGAATGCGGCCGGGGATCAAGCAACCGCAGAAAGTTTTAACAACGAACGGATCCGTGTGGCCTTCATGCGGGCGCATAATGCTTATGAGGTTCGGCCATATAGTGGACCGGTTGTCCTGTACCGGCCAAAGGCTGAGGTGCTTTATAAGATTTCCGGCGGCCGTCGTCTTCAGGATGGTCTGAACATTCTTCGTGAAGACAACGGCTGGTCCCCGTTTGTTTCAGAACTGTCGATTGTCGAGGTACCTGGAGACCATGACTCAATGGTGCTCAATCCGTATATTCAGGTACTGGCTAGCCGAATGAGGAAATCTTTGGAAAAAGGGACTGCGCACGCAACTGACGCTGATAAGCCCAGGATTGCTGCTGAATGA